A part of Anaeromyxobacter diazotrophicus genomic DNA contains:
- the hemC gene encoding hydroxymethylbilane synthase, producing MIRIATRRSPLAKWQANHVAGLLRAGEPGLDVRLHELVTKGDKILDVALARVGGKGLFVKEIEDALLAGDAEIAVHSMKDLPAVLAEGLVVGAVPVREDPRDALCSPKHQTWDRLPRGGTVGTSSLRRAAQLKALRPDLHIEVIRGNVETRLRKASEGLDAVVLAYAGLRRLGLAEHATQVFSPEEMLPAVAQGALALEARASDAATLARLAPLDHPETRHRVEAERGLLRRLEGGCQVPIAAHATVAGGQVTLRALVASLDGARVVRGERTGPVAGASALGEALGEELLSRGAAEILKELEGTAEPVPH from the coding sequence ATGATCCGCATCGCGACCCGCCGCAGCCCCCTCGCCAAGTGGCAGGCGAACCACGTCGCCGGCCTGCTCCGCGCCGGCGAGCCCGGGCTCGACGTCCGGCTGCACGAGCTCGTCACCAAGGGCGACAAGATCCTCGACGTGGCGCTGGCCCGGGTGGGCGGGAAGGGCCTGTTCGTGAAGGAGATCGAGGACGCGCTCCTCGCCGGCGACGCCGAGATCGCCGTCCACTCCATGAAGGACCTGCCGGCGGTGCTGGCCGAGGGCCTGGTGGTGGGGGCGGTGCCGGTGCGCGAGGACCCCCGCGACGCGCTCTGCTCCCCGAAGCACCAGACCTGGGACCGGCTCCCCCGCGGCGGGACGGTGGGCACCTCCAGCCTCCGCCGCGCCGCCCAGCTCAAGGCGCTCCGCCCCGACCTCCACATCGAGGTCATCCGCGGGAACGTCGAGACGCGGCTCCGGAAGGCCTCCGAGGGCCTCGACGCGGTGGTGCTGGCCTACGCCGGCCTGCGGCGCCTCGGCCTCGCCGAGCACGCCACCCAGGTCTTCTCGCCGGAGGAGATGCTCCCGGCCGTGGCGCAGGGGGCGCTGGCGCTCGAGGCGCGCGCGAGCGACGCCGCCACGCTGGCCCGCCTGGCGCCCCTCGACCACCCCGAGACGCGCCACCGCGTCGAGGCCGAGCGCGGGCTCCTGCGCCGGCTCGAGGGCGGCTGCCAGGTGCCGATCGCCGCCCACGCCACCGTGGCGGGGGGCCAGGTGACGCTGCGCGCGCTGGTCGCGTCGCTCGACGGCGCGCGGGTCGTGCGCGGCGAGCGCACCGGGCCGGTCGCCGGCGCGAGCGCGCTGGGCGAGGCGCTCGGGGAGGAGCTGCTGTCGCGCGGCGCGGCCGAGATCCTGAAGGAGCTCGAGGGCACCGCCGAGCCCGTGCCGCACTAG